The Garra rufa chromosome 18, GarRuf1.0, whole genome shotgun sequence genome window below encodes:
- the LOC141291463 gene encoding microtubule cross-linking factor 2-like, whose amino-acid sequence MGGYDSISKHFRRAPADRLSACCITYLEQLVLHIHVAVHCVLSPNGKKPETVWTKSISALTEFKNLLDTSLFLSGHKVSGVPECNVAQHQTTAPASILARTDLSDLNKKNWKYLTNDSAVLEKGDQFKTWDCPSTNSNSSFPGLELSKECIQRSYTAPDKTGIRIYYSPPTVRRMERRQVKEKAQQDPHQGPSSRDGAITAASAPLLTTSSSTYEQWLNSLSQQHRDLLEGRTVGSAPFHGLEISGNLSDDMKEMTNCVRQAIRSSSLERKCSKDTGSQTVGVSSTGTQTAQFVSIGLQTDGPISTTRGLQGKTWSPRPSTSLSSVRSRQISTSLEKVHSRIDRPCCSPKYGSPKLTRRVSTSSSKLETSSTSSRDRSVWNLNNRSGCQNGSAWARSTTTRDSPVLSGLNDGLTSLFSVVEHSGSVESLWKADPCPGRQAAGKPSCPSIGIGLGEAGAQKYGMVQEFLRNVCGRTVPPGTMDEPKPECLPGALISTDNITKIVNKRFMKTQRDEFVATGKDVTSSSASTLEDSVCDCSSQTVTTCFARHSRSTTRHTQGQCKHRVQESPMGTEERFDTSNE is encoded by the exons ATGGGCGGATATGACAGTATCTCTAAACATTTCCGCAGAGCGCCTGCAGACCGGCTCTCAGCATGTTGCATCACCTATCTGGAACAGCTGGTTTTGCATATCCATGTGGCTGTGCACTGTGTGCTTAGTCCAAATGGAAAGAAGCCTGAGACAGTGTG GACCAAATCAATTTCTGCCCTCACTGAGTTTAAGAACCTGCTGGACACCAGCCTGTTCCTTTCTGGTCACAAGGTCAGTGGAGTTCCAGAATGCAATGTTGCACAGCATCAAACTACTGCTCCTGCTTCCATTCTGGCTCGCACCGACTTAAGTGATCTCAATAAGAAGAATTGGAAGTACCTAACCAATGATTCTGCAGTCTTGGAGAAGGGTGACCAGTTTAAGACATGGGACTGCCCAAGCACCAACTCTAATAGCAGCTTCCCCGGACTGGAGTTGAGCAAGGAGTGCATCCAGAGAAGTTACACCGCTCCAGATAAGACAGGCATTCGCATCTACTACAGTCCTCCAACTGTGAGGAGAATGGAGAGGAGGCAAGTCAAAGAAAAGGCCCAGCAGGATCCTCATCAAGGACCATCATCTAGAGACGGAGCCATAACTGCTGCATCTGCACCTTTGTTGACCACTTCCTCATCCACTTATGAGCAGTGGTTAAATTCACTTTCACAGCAGCATAGAGATCTGCTTGAAGGACGGACCGTAGGTTCTGCACCATTCCACGGACTGGAAATTTCAGGCAACCTGAGTGATGACATGAAGGAAATGACCAACTGTGTGCGACAGGCCATTCGTTCCAGTTCCCTTGAGAGGAAGTGCAGCAAAGATACTGGGAGCCAAACAGTTGGCGTTTCAAGTACAGGAACGCAAACAGCACAGTTTGTCAGCATTGGCTTACAAACCGACGGCCCAATTTCAACAACTAGGGGCCTTCAGGGGAAAACATGGTCTCCTCGTCCGTCCACCTCACTTTCATCTGTACGCTCCCGACAGATCTCTACATCTTTAGAGAAGGTTCACAGTCGCATAGATAGACCATGTTGCTCACCCAAATATGGCTCACCTAAGCTTACTCGCAGGGTCTCCACCTCCTCCTCCAAACTCGAGACCTCCTCAACCTCCTCAAGGGATCGCAGTGTATGGAATCTTAATAACCGTAGTGGATGTCAGAACGGTTCCGCCTGGGCACGTTCCACCACGACCCGGGACAGCCCAGTGCTGAGTGGCCTCAATGATGGCTTGACCAGTCTCTTTAGTGTGGTCGAACACTCCGGAAGTGTTGAATCATTATGGAAAGCAGATCCATGCCCTGGAAGACAAGCTGCTGGGAAACCCTCCTGTCCTAGCATTGGTATCGGTCTGGGAGAAGCGGGAGCTCAGAAGTACGGCATGGTCCAGGAGTTTCTCCGCAATGTTTGCGGCAGGACTGTGCCACCAGGCACAATGGACGAACCAAAGCCTGAATGCCTACCTGGAGCCTTGATCAGCACAGACAACATCACAAAGATTGTCAATAAGCGGTTTATGAAAACCCAAAGAGACGAGTTTGTAGCCACCGGAAAGGATGTAACGAGTTCAAGCGCTAGTACCCTGGAG GATTCAGTTTGTGACTGCAGCTCACAAACTGTCACTACCTGTTTTGCCCGCCACTCCCGCTCCACCACACGACATACCCAAGGCCAGTGCAAACATCGAGTTCAAGAGTCTCCTATGGGAACCGAAGAACGATTCGACACCAGTAATGAATGA